A segment of the Oculatellaceae cyanobacterium genome:
TCCCATACAGGGTTCATCAAACGAAAAGGAATAAGAACGCTAACATAATAAGATAAAGTTAATAGCAATAAACTATAGCCAACCCAATGAATTAAGGAACTATAGAACTCTTCGTTACTTTCCCATTGGCTATTTACCTGTTTAAACATACTTTGCAAAGAAAAAAGCTCTTTACCTAACTCTGCTGATTTAGACTGGGTTGTGTTTTGCAGTTCGTAGAGATTTTTTTCAATGTTCTCTATACGTTTGTATAAGCTTTCTGATTGATAGTCGCCGTTGTTTTCTGCCATAAGATTTAATCCTAGTTCTAAAAGATAGACATTTAAAATAAAATATTCATGATTAAACGCTAATGTCAAGACACGCTGATAAATTGGCGTATCTTGACATCAAAAAATCCTGATCAAGGCAAAATAGTTAAATTGCAAGGTTATGATTAGTTGTCGCTGATTTTAGTCAACGCTAATTTCTTTTTCTTGACTTGAGAAGTTACACCCCAAATTCCACCTAAAAGTAATAATCCTAAAGTTGGTGAAGGTTCAAATGGGACAGCTTGAGATTGTAATGTGTATGTAAAAAACCGTCCATTACTATCAAAAGTCCCGTTTTGATCTACATCATAATCAGGATTGCTATTATTAAAGCCTGCCGTTAAAGCACCATTTAAAGTTCCTGGTGTATTGTAATTGAAACTATAGGAAACCGTTTGTGGGTTTGCCAAAGTTCCACCACCTGTATAAGTTTGACTAAAGTTAGCTGGTGGAGCGAGAGGGCTTTGATTAGGATTTGTATCAAAAAAGTTCAGGAAAAAAGTGTCTGGGCTTGGAGATGCCGCTCCATTAGCGTTGTACAAATTAGCAGTTACAGTAAATGCGCCATCACTGCTAGTAATAGTAGGGTTAGTTAAACTACCTCCAACTTCCAGTGGAGTTCCATTAATTCTGACATCACTAAACCCCACCAATTGAGCTTGTGCTGGAGTCACCCCTGCAAGTACTAAAGTAGCAGTAGTTGCCAACATTGATATACCTAAAGATGGATGCCATATAGCACTATCATGGTCTCTAAACATTTTTGTTAGAGTATTCATTATTTAACTCCTCACATAGATCAATACTGTCAGTTAGGTTATCGTTTTATGGGTAGGATGTAAACCCATTTGTAGATGTAGAAATGAATGTTTTTACATTAACCGTTGTTTGTGATGATCCCCTTACTTAAATACAAGTTAAGTCCCAACAAAAATTTGACCTTCACCTATAGCTAAAGCAAAAAATATTGCCATATCTAGCAATTGGATAAAAATTATGGTGCTATCAATGGCTGTTAGCTGTTAATTGATTGGTTTACGTGCTAACTTAAATTTTTTAAGTTGTGAAGCTACGCCGCAAGCGCCTAGCATGATTAACCCCAATGTTGGTGTAGCTTCAGGTACAGGAGTTACAGAATTTTCTCCAGCAACTAAAGTAAAGCCGAAACCTCTACCTTTAGTATCGAATACTCCATTACCATCCCCACGAGGACTGCTTAAAATTGGTATGTCGTAATCTGTGTCTTCGGAAAATAACTCGCCAAATAAAGCACCTTGAAAAGTGCCATCTTGATCATAGGTGTAGGTATAGCTTACAACTACGGGGTCAACTAAAGTAGCACTACCCTCATACAATCTAGCAAAGTCGTTAGGCGCATCCAGCGAGTTGTTCCCAAAGTTTTGGAAGCTGAAAGTTGACGTAAATAAGTCGTTTGGAAGGCTTCCTGGAGGAACGCCATTAGCATTATACAAATCAGCAGTGAAAACAAATGTCCTACCATTTTGACCACTACCATTGATCGTTGGCAGAGGCATAAGTGTATTGTTATTGTCATTTAGGGGTACTTCTAGTTGCACCCCATTAATTCTCATATTCGAGAATCCTTTAGTTTGAGCTTGCGCTGAGGTACTTACAGCTGCAATCAGAGCAATAGTAGTAACTATTTTCCAGCTAAAGTGGCTGAAATTGACAAATTTATGTAGTCGATCGCATTGGTGCGGTTTTGCTCTAGTACTGCTCATATATAACTGTTTGAGAAGTTGCATCAATTTTCATCCTCAAGTATACATAGGATCTTTGTAAAAATACCCCGCGAACACTGATGATGTAAATATGTCACCAGTCATATTGCATCAAGTGTATCTTTAGCAACAATAGCTTTTAGGCTTAAACTTTTAATTTAAAATATCTTACAAAAAAAGCGGTTTGAAATTTGTATTGGAAACAAAATTATTGAGGAATCAGCGAGATTAAGATTAAATCGCTAAATTTTTGTGAGCGAAGTTCATGGAATTTTGATTTAGTGAAAAATTGTATACATCCTTTCCCAAGGGAAATTATGGTTACTAAGATAGGTAATTACGCAGTGAAAACGTGATTTTGTCATTCCGAGCGACCTCGTTGGCGTAGCTTGCGCCTGAGTGCCTGGAATCTCAAATACCAAAAACTCGTTGAACTTGCGTAAGCCGTATAGTAAAAAAATTTGCTATCTTACATAGGCATATTATATACTAGCAGCTAAAATTTAACTGCTGAATATTTGTTAAATATATTAAAATTACTCAAAAAAGATGATTTATTCGTAAACATATATTAATCAGCTACTTGCCATACCACCACAGGGCGTGATGCGGTAACTTTTTGGTCGGAAATTAAGCTATATCGAGGAATCTCTTTAATATTTACTTGAAAATAAGCGTAGCGATCGCGGAATCTAAAACTGTAATATGTCCTTGTTTCAGACGTTGCTAAACCATTACACGATTCATAAGCTTTTGTTAAGGGTGCTTTAAATTGCACAAACTTGTTGCTTGATGAAATTAACTCAGGATTGCCTGCTATTGGTAAGGTATCAGCAATAGCTGTGTGTTCTACGCCACCTTCATAGTAACGAGATAAATTCCATAAGCTTACGGTTGTAGGACATTGACCTGTTTTAGTTTTGACGTTAAAAATTATATTCGGTTGAGTGTTTGGTAGGACAGAGGTAGCTGTTGGTTGCTCTTGTGTTAGTACTGGGATACTAACAAGTAGTACTGAAAAGCAACTTAATGTTGTTGTAAATCTGGTAAAATTTAGCATTTTAGTAATTTATTAAAGGTTGACAACTAACTTTCAAGCAGTAAGCTAACTGTTGGTAGTAACTCACTTATCAAGACGTTGTCATATATCAATAAGTGCCAAGATTCCTGGTATTTTGAACTTATAATTACATTCTTCTAATCGCCAACAGATTCCATCCAAGCTAGACATTGCTGCATTTGGTGTTGCATTGTTTGTTTGTCAGCATGAAACCGTCTGCCATGTCCTGGTAGTACCCATTCAAAGGCATAATTAGCTAAACGACGCATTGATTTAAGCTGTTCTTCCCAGGAATACCAGCAGACATGATCGAAGGCAATGAGATGATTGAGTATAGGTGACCAAGCGAGATGATCGCCAGTGAAGAGAAATTTATGATTATATAGCAGGACAGTATGACCTTTAGTATGCCCTGGAACTGGGATAATTAGAAGGTTTGGAGCAAATTGCACTGGCTCGAAATTAGTCAATTGAATTTCCACGTCACGAGTACTATTATTGATCTCGTTGGTGTGGAGAATGCGATCGCACCCAAAATGCTCTCGAAACTTGCGATGATCTGCCACATCATCAATATGAGTTAGATACATATACTTAATTCCACCCATCTCTTCCAATCGTTTCACCAGTGGCGGCGCAAATCGGGGAGAATCTACTAAAATATTCCCATCTGAGCGATGAATTAAGTAACTTGCGGCAGCATAAGAATTTTCAGCATGGTAGCCACAATGATAAACATCATCCTCTATTAAGATGGGAAAACTTTGGTGAGCAACTTTAATATCTTGAGGTTTCTCAACAGTACCAATTGAAGCAGTTGGACAAGATAGTAGTGCTTGCATAGCTTTTAAGTGTTCTGCATCGTTATCTGGTTGATGATAAACGGTTGATTGCTCATCAACACGATGAAACACTTCTGGAGCCATCCAGCGACAAGTATCACAATCAATACAGGTAAAATCTACATAAAAATTGCCATTGATATTTTTAGGGTGACGTTGATTAAGGTCAGCCATTTTTTACCTCAGTTATAATTAAATATTTTTTTTGCTATTAGTTTTATCACTCTTCAACAGAATACCCCATCTATGTACTCATAGGTGGGGATGAATGTTGTCTTAAACATCCGGTAGAAATCTAATAGGCTCACGCAAGATATCAGCCATAGATACCCCGCGCTTTTCCGCTTCTGCTTTAATTTTAGCGTATTCCTTTTCGTTCAATCTAATTTCTAATCTTAACATTCTAGCCATTGACATTACCGTAGCTTGTCCGTACAATAAATACAATACATCAAGTTTAAATACTTATGTTACTGGCTTATCAATTCAAGCTACAACCTAACAAAATACAAATTGCAGCGATGGAGCGTTGTTTGCACCTCCTACGCTTGCAATATAATTTTAGGTTGAGTGAAAGGATTGAAGCTTATGAGCAAGTACGAACGCCAAAATTAGGAGAATATACAGACCTATTTACTCAAGCTGTAATTTATCCCTTAACTTGTTCAATTAGTAAGTCAGCTTTATCTGGTGAAGTTTGGAAAACTAATAAAAAGGGTGAGATAAAAAGAAAATCTGCCTATGAGATGCAGTCGTCTGATTTACCTAATCTAAAGAGAGAACGCCCCTGGTATAAGGAAATACCATCTCAACCATTGCAACAAGCATTAATACAATTGGATGAGGCTTTTCAACGGTTCTTTCAAGGATTATCGGGATACCCAAAACCTAAGCGCAGAGGTAAGTTTAGGTCTTTTACTTATCCTGCTGGTGCTTGTGAGTTTAAAGGAAATAAAATTAGATTACCTGGTTTTGGTTGGATGAGGTTTCATCAATCTCGCCAATTTCCAGATGGGTTTAAGCCTAAAAAAGTAACCATCAGAAAAAAGGCTGACGGCTGGTATATCTCAGTTTGCCTGGAAGATTCGACAGTCCCAGCAACACCTCAACCGAATGGTATAAAAACTGCTGTGGGTGTTGATTTGGGTATCAATAAATTAGCATCTTTATCTGATAGTACAACTATTGCTAATCCTAAATTCTATAAACAACAGGAGGAAAAACGTAACAGATTAAATCGTGCTGCTAGTCGTAAGCAGAAAGGCAGTAATAAACGTAGGAAAGTCTATGAACGGTTAGCACTAATTGAGCAAAAAGTAACTAACCAACGCAATGATTATCAATGGAAAATTGCCCACAGGTTAACTAAAAAATATGACCTCATAGTTTTTGAAGATTTAAACGTTCAGGACATGATGAAACGTTGTAAACCCAAATGGAGTGAGGATGAGAAAAGATATCTAGAAAATGGTCAATCTCGCAAGGTGGGATTAAATAAAGCAATTCAAGATGCGTCGTGGTACTCGTTGAAACAAAAAACCAAAGTTTTAGCCGAAAGGCATGGTGTATTGGTGACTGTAATTAATCCACGTCATAGCAGTC
Coding sequences within it:
- a CDS encoding transposase, translated to MLLAYQFKLQPNKIQIAAMERCLHLLRLQYNFRLSERIEAYEQVRTPKLGEYTDLFTQAVIYPLTCSISKSALSGEVWKTNKKGEIKRKSAYEMQSSDLPNLKRERPWYKEIPSQPLQQALIQLDEAFQRFFQGLSGYPKPKRRGKFRSFTYPAGACEFKGNKIRLPGFGWMRFHQSRQFPDGFKPKKVTIRKKADGWYISVCLEDSTVPATPQPNGIKTAVGVDLGINKLASLSDSTTIANPKFYKQQEEKRNRLNRAASRKQKGSNKRRKVYERLALIEQKVTNQRNDYQWKIAHRLTKKYDLIVFEDLNVQDMMKRCKPKWSEDEKRYLENGQSRKVGLNKAIQDASWYSLKQKTKVLAERHGVLVTVINPRHSSQECSKCNFVSPTNRDKEKLVCEQCGHHADADIDAAVVILNRGLQELGIKFSVPEVIREFTPKKLVERQGKSVIKVAESGNKSDKKVVGIQLSLFDLMGFCPESPSK
- a CDS encoding ribbon-helix-helix protein, CopG family, which codes for MARMLRLEIRLNEKEYAKIKAEAEKRGVSMADILREPIRFLPDV
- a CDS encoding MBL fold metallo-hydrolase; amino-acid sequence: MADLNQRHPKNINGNFYVDFTCIDCDTCRWMAPEVFHRVDEQSTVYHQPDNDAEHLKAMQALLSCPTASIGTVEKPQDIKVAHQSFPILIEDDVYHCGYHAENSYAAASYLIHRSDGNILVDSPRFAPPLVKRLEEMGGIKYMYLTHIDDVADHRKFREHFGCDRILHTNEINNSTRDVEIQLTNFEPVQFAPNLLIIPVPGHTKGHTVLLYNHKFLFTGDHLAWSPILNHLIAFDHVCWYSWEEQLKSMRRLANYAFEWVLPGHGRRFHADKQTMQHQMQQCLAWMESVGD